A DNA window from Bacillaceae bacterium S4-13-56 contains the following coding sequences:
- a CDS encoding proline dehydrogenase, whose product MEQLLRNFFLFLSKNKFFTKLAKKYGLKFGAQKFVAGEKIEQAVEVIRKLNEQGLVTTVDYLGEFIDNEKEARERTDECVKAIRAMAENKLESQLSLKMTSMGLDISEDLVMENMRKILDAGKEHGIFVTIDMEDYERYQKTLDIFKELRKEYDNVGTVLQAYLFRVAEDIEDLNQFSPNLRLVKGAYKESPKVAFPDKKDVDDNFKKIIKMHLLNGNYTAVATHDDDVIEYTKQLEKEHNISRDQFEFQMLYGIRTERQEELAKEGYKMRVYLPYGSDWYGYFMRRLAERPANIAFVLKGVFGK is encoded by the coding sequence ATGGAGCAATTACTTCGGAATTTCTTTTTATTTTTATCGAAAAACAAATTTTTTACAAAGTTAGCCAAAAAATATGGTTTGAAGTTTGGGGCGCAGAAGTTTGTTGCTGGAGAAAAGATTGAGCAAGCTGTGGAGGTTATTCGTAAACTAAACGAACAGGGTTTAGTTACAACTGTCGATTATTTAGGGGAGTTTATCGATAATGAAAAAGAAGCTAGGGAACGTACAGATGAATGTGTGAAAGCCATTCGTGCTATGGCTGAGAATAAATTAGAATCCCAGCTTTCTCTAAAAATGACCTCTATGGGTCTTGATATTTCAGAAGATCTCGTAATGGAAAACATGAGAAAAATTTTAGATGCTGGTAAAGAACATGGCATATTTGTGACTATCGATATGGAGGACTATGAACGTTACCAGAAAACATTAGATATTTTTAAAGAACTTCGCAAAGAGTATGATAATGTGGGAACTGTTTTACAGGCCTACTTGTTTCGTGTTGCTGAGGATATCGAGGATTTAAACCAATTTTCACCTAATTTACGTTTGGTAAAAGGTGCTTATAAAGAATCACCAAAAGTTGCATTTCCTGACAAAAAAGATGTAGATGACAACTTTAAAAAGATTATTAAAATGCATTTATTAAATGGGAATTATACTGCTGTAGCTACTCATGATGATGATGTCATAGAATATACAAAGCAACTGGAAAAAGAACATAATATCTCCAGAGATCAATTTGAATTCCAAATGCTTTATGGAATAAGAACAGAGAGACAAGAGGAGCTTGCTAAAGAAGGATACAAAATGCGCGTTTATCTTCCATATGGGTCCGATTGGTATGGTTACTTCATGCGTCGTTTAGCAGAGCGTCCAGCCAATATTGCATTTGTCTTAAAAGGTGTGTTTGGAAAATAA
- a CDS encoding 3-hydroxyacyl-CoA dehydrogenase/enoyl-CoA hydratase family protein: MERKIRRAAVLGSGVMGAGIAAHLANVGIPTLMLDIVPRELTEEEKNKGLTLEHPQVRNRISFTNKQKLLKQKPAPLTSKKHLNLIEVGNMEDHMEKLAEVDWIIEVVVENLDIKKKVFEQVEKHRKEGAIVSSNTSGISVNDMVEDRGEDFKKHFLGTHFFNPPRYLKLLEVIPTKYTDPEVLSFIKKFGEDILGKGVVEAKDTPNFIANRIGTYGLLVTVQEMLKGGYSIGEVDSITGPLIGRPKSATFRTLDVVGLDTFIHVAKNVYDQVEGKEKEVFEIPEFMIKMKDQGWIGAKAGQGFFLKQKGAKESGILELDPSTMEYVERKKLKTAATEMAKQEKGSKRKLKALIHAKGDRAGDLLWSIMKPALLYSAELLGEIADDITAIDEAMHWGFGWELGPFETWDTIGVRKSVERMKEEGEDIPGWVEDFLSKGNETFYKKENGNVSFYHNGEYQQQNVNKKVINLKQLKETKDVIKKNTGASLIDLGDGVAGLEFHSQNNAIGFDIIEMINFAVEEVGRNYEGLVIGNQAKNFCVGANLAMILMEAQDDNFFDIEMVVRQFQNAVMNIKYSEKPVVAAPFGMTLGGGAEVCLPAASIQASQETYMGLVEAGVGLIPGGGGNKELYLKHIKNLPRDVEFNLQDVANQVFETIATAKVSTSGEEARENGFLDNNDSVSVNGDHLLHDAKQKVLALSKAGYQPRKRDKIPVVGESGYAAMLLGAKMLGFGGYASEHDLKIAQKLAFVLAGGRLPYGTFVDEQYLLDLEREAFLSLVGEPKTQQRMQHMLVKGKPLRN; this comes from the coding sequence ATGGAGCGTAAAATTAGACGTGCTGCTGTCCTCGGATCAGGAGTGATGGGAGCAGGGATTGCGGCGCATCTTGCGAATGTTGGTATTCCAACGTTAATGCTTGACATCGTGCCTCGTGAACTAACTGAGGAGGAAAAGAATAAGGGTTTGACTCTTGAACATCCTCAAGTCCGGAATCGTATAAGTTTCACTAACAAACAAAAACTTTTAAAACAGAAACCAGCTCCTCTTACCTCAAAGAAACATTTGAATCTAATTGAGGTCGGAAACATGGAAGACCATATGGAAAAGCTTGCTGAAGTTGACTGGATTATTGAAGTAGTTGTTGAAAACCTTGACATCAAGAAAAAAGTGTTTGAGCAGGTTGAAAAACACCGTAAAGAAGGAGCTATTGTTAGCTCAAATACTTCTGGGATTTCAGTCAATGATATGGTGGAAGATAGAGGAGAGGATTTCAAAAAGCATTTCTTAGGAACACACTTCTTTAATCCACCAAGATACTTAAAATTGCTTGAAGTTATTCCAACAAAATATACTGACCCAGAAGTTCTTTCCTTCATAAAAAAATTTGGAGAGGACATTCTTGGAAAAGGTGTCGTAGAAGCGAAAGATACTCCTAACTTTATTGCTAACCGGATCGGAACCTATGGACTTTTAGTAACGGTCCAAGAAATGCTAAAAGGTGGATACAGCATAGGTGAAGTAGATTCTATAACTGGACCATTAATTGGTCGTCCAAAAAGTGCTACTTTCCGTACATTGGACGTAGTAGGGCTAGATACCTTTATTCATGTTGCAAAAAATGTATACGATCAAGTTGAGGGTAAGGAAAAAGAAGTTTTTGAAATTCCAGAATTTATGATCAAGATGAAAGATCAAGGCTGGATTGGTGCAAAAGCTGGTCAAGGGTTCTTTTTAAAGCAAAAGGGAGCAAAGGAAAGCGGAATTCTTGAATTAGACCCTTCTACAATGGAATATGTGGAAAGAAAAAAATTAAAAACAGCAGCAACTGAGATGGCAAAACAAGAAAAAGGTTCTAAACGAAAGCTTAAGGCTCTCATACATGCCAAAGGGGATCGTGCAGGAGATTTATTATGGTCAATTATGAAGCCAGCTCTTTTATATTCCGCAGAATTGCTTGGAGAAATAGCGGATGATATCACCGCTATTGACGAAGCCATGCACTGGGGATTTGGATGGGAACTTGGACCATTTGAAACCTGGGATACAATTGGTGTTCGAAAATCGGTTGAAAGAATGAAAGAAGAAGGCGAAGATATTCCAGGTTGGGTAGAAGATTTTTTATCCAAAGGGAATGAAACATTCTATAAAAAAGAAAATGGAAACGTTTCCTTCTACCATAACGGAGAATACCAACAACAGAATGTTAATAAAAAGGTAATTAACCTAAAACAATTAAAAGAAACAAAAGACGTTATCAAGAAGAATACAGGTGCAAGTTTAATTGACCTTGGAGATGGAGTTGCAGGTTTGGAATTCCACTCACAGAATAACGCGATTGGGTTTGACATTATCGAAATGATCAATTTTGCAGTAGAAGAAGTAGGTAGAAACTATGAGGGACTTGTCATAGGAAACCAAGCGAAGAACTTCTGTGTAGGGGCTAACTTAGCCATGATTCTTATGGAAGCTCAGGACGATAATTTCTTCGATATTGAAATGGTGGTTCGACAGTTCCAAAATGCGGTGATGAATATTAAATACTCAGAAAAGCCAGTGGTGGCAGCGCCTTTTGGAATGACTCTAGGTGGAGGAGCTGAGGTTTGTCTTCCGGCAGCTTCCATTCAAGCTTCTCAAGAGACTTATATGGGTCTTGTTGAAGCAGGTGTAGGACTCATTCCTGGAGGTGGAGGCAACAAAGAATTATACCTTAAACATATTAAGAACCTCCCAAGAGACGTTGAATTTAATCTGCAAGATGTAGCCAATCAAGTCTTTGAAACAATTGCTACTGCTAAAGTTTCAACATCTGGGGAAGAAGCTAGAGAAAATGGATTTTTAGATAACAATGATTCCGTTAGTGTCAATGGAGATCACTTATTACATGATGCTAAACAGAAGGTCCTTGCATTATCGAAAGCTGGTTATCAACCACGAAAACGAGACAAGATTCCAGTCGTGGGTGAATCTGGCTATGCCGCAATGTTGTTAGGTGCCAAGATGCTTGGATTTGGGGGATATGCTTCCGAGCATGATTTGAAAATTGCTCAAAAGCTTGCCTTCGTTTTAGCTGGCGGCCGTCTACCATATGGAACATTTGTAGATGAACAGTATTTATTGGATTTAGAGAGGGAAGCATTTTTGAGTCTCGTAGGAGAGCCAAAAACTCAACAACGCATGCAACATATGCTTGTTAAGGGGAAACCTCTTCGTAACTAG
- a CDS encoding acetyl-CoA C-acetyltransferase, whose product MKEAVIVAGARTPVGKAKKGTLANTRPDDLAALTIKETLKRAGNYEGNIDDIIIGCATPEAEQGMNMARNISALAGLSHKIPAITINRYCSSGLQSIAYGAERIMLGHSDTILAGGAESMSLLPMGGHVIKPNVQLVENAPEYYMGMGHTAEEVARRFGISREDQDQFAVTSHQRAAKALQEGKFKDEIVPVEVMQRQLGPDNKVVERIVLFQEDEGVRADTTLEVLSKLRPAFSLKGTVTAGNSSQMSDGAASVLLMEHEKAKAEGFQPLVKFRSFAVAGVEPEIMGVGPIEAIPKALKLAGLSLEDIGLFELNEAFASQALRVIRVLELDPDKVNVNGGAIALGHPLGCTGTKLTLSLIHEMKRRNTQFGVVTMCIGGGMGAAGVFELL is encoded by the coding sequence GTGAAAGAAGCGGTTATAGTTGCAGGTGCACGAACACCTGTGGGAAAGGCAAAAAAGGGAACACTTGCCAATACGAGACCAGATGATTTAGCAGCTCTTACGATAAAGGAAACTTTAAAACGTGCAGGGAACTATGAAGGAAATATTGATGATATCATCATCGGATGTGCTACACCTGAAGCAGAGCAAGGAATGAATATGGCGCGTAATATTTCAGCTCTTGCAGGGCTATCTCATAAGATTCCGGCCATTACAATTAATCGATATTGCTCTTCAGGGCTTCAAAGTATTGCTTATGGAGCAGAAAGAATCATGTTGGGACATAGCGACACCATTCTTGCAGGTGGAGCTGAATCTATGAGTCTATTGCCTATGGGAGGACATGTAATCAAACCTAATGTGCAATTAGTAGAAAATGCTCCTGAATACTACATGGGCATGGGTCATACTGCAGAGGAAGTAGCCCGTAGATTTGGAATCTCAAGAGAGGATCAGGATCAATTTGCTGTGACTAGCCACCAACGTGCCGCTAAGGCTTTGCAAGAAGGGAAATTCAAGGATGAAATTGTTCCAGTAGAAGTTATGCAACGTCAGCTTGGACCAGATAATAAAGTTGTGGAAAGAATAGTTCTCTTCCAAGAAGATGAGGGTGTCCGTGCAGATACGACACTTGAGGTCTTAAGTAAACTACGTCCTGCTTTTTCTTTAAAAGGAACTGTTACAGCAGGTAACTCCTCTCAAATGAGTGATGGAGCTGCTAGTGTTCTTCTTATGGAGCATGAGAAAGCAAAAGCGGAGGGATTCCAGCCACTCGTTAAATTCCGTTCCTTCGCTGTAGCTGGCGTTGAGCCGGAAATAATGGGGGTTGGACCTATAGAAGCTATTCCAAAGGCTTTGAAGTTAGCGGGATTGAGCCTTGAAGATATCGGATTATTCGAGTTAAACGAGGCATTCGCTTCGCAAGCACTTCGCGTAATTCGCGTCCTAGAACTTGATCCTGATAAAGTAAATGTAAATGGTGGAGCCATTGCACTTGGTCATCCACTTGGCTGCACAGGAACTAAGCTTACTTTAAGCTTAATCCATGAGATGAAGCGTAGAAATACTCAATTTGGTGTTGTAACTATGTGTATCGGTGGCGGAATGGGTGCTGCTGGTGTATTCGAACTATTATAA